One genomic window of Providencia hangzhouensis includes the following:
- a CDS encoding YbdD/YjiX family protein, which yields MFGELGKAARYLGQAAKMMVGVPDYDNYVAHMQKTHPDQTPMTYEEFFKERQDARYGGKGGFKCC from the coding sequence ATGTTTGGAGAACTGGGAAAAGCAGCCCGCTACCTAGGCCAAGCGGCAAAAATGATGGTCGGCGTCCCCGATTACGACAACTACGTCGCTCATATGCAAAAAACGCACCCTGACCAAACTCCCATGACCTATGAAGAGTTTTTTAAAGAGCGCCAAGATGCACGTTACGGTGGTAAAGGTGGGTTTAAGTGCTGTTAG
- the groL gene encoding chaperonin GroEL (60 kDa chaperone family; promotes refolding of misfolded polypeptides especially under stressful conditions; forms two stacked rings of heptamers to form a barrel-shaped 14mer; ends can be capped by GroES; misfolded proteins enter the barrel where they are refolded when GroES binds), producing the protein MAAKDVKFGSDARTKMLRGVNVLADAVKVTLGPKGRNVVLDKSFGSPVITKDGVSVAREIELEDKFENMGAQMVKEVASKANDAAGDGTTTATVLAQAIITEGLKAVAAGMNPMDLKRGIDKAVVAAVEELKALSVPCSDTKSIAQVGTISANSDETVGKLIAEAMDKVGKEGVITVEEGTGLEDELDVVEGMQFDRGYLSPYFINKPETGAVELENPFILLVDKKVSNIRELLPVLEGVAKASKPLLIIAEDVEGEALATLVVNTMRGIVKVAAVKAPGFGDRRKAMLQDIAILTNGTVISEEIGMELEKATLEDLGQAKRIVINKDTTTIIDGVGEESAIAGRVAQIRQQIEESSSDYDREKLQERVAKLAGGVAVIKVGAATEVEMKEKRARVDDALHATRAAVEEGVVAGGGTALVRVAAKLEALTGENEEQNVGIRVALRAMEAPMRQIVTNAGEEASVVVNNVKAAKGNEGYNAATDTYGDMIDMGILDPTKVTRSALQFAASIAGLMITTEAMITELPKSDAPDLGAAGMGGMGGMGGMM; encoded by the coding sequence ATGGCAGCTAAAGACGTTAAATTTGGTAGTGATGCACGTACGAAAATGCTTCGTGGTGTGAATGTTCTGGCAGACGCAGTAAAAGTTACTTTAGGTCCTAAAGGCCGTAACGTAGTTTTAGATAAATCTTTTGGTTCACCAGTTATCACCAAAGATGGTGTTTCAGTTGCACGTGAAATCGAATTAGAAGACAAATTCGAAAACATGGGCGCTCAAATGGTGAAAGAAGTTGCTTCTAAAGCTAACGACGCTGCAGGTGACGGTACAACAACTGCAACTGTACTGGCTCAAGCTATCATTACTGAAGGCTTAAAAGCGGTTGCTGCGGGTATGAACCCAATGGACCTGAAACGCGGTATCGATAAAGCAGTTGTTGCTGCAGTTGAAGAACTGAAAGCCTTGTCTGTTCCTTGTTCAGACACTAAATCAATCGCACAGGTTGGTACTATTTCTGCAAACTCCGACGAAACCGTGGGTAAATTAATTGCAGAAGCTATGGATAAAGTCGGTAAAGAAGGCGTTATCACGGTTGAAGAAGGTACTGGTCTGGAAGACGAGCTGGATGTGGTTGAAGGTATGCAATTTGACCGCGGTTACTTGTCTCCTTACTTCATCAATAAACCAGAAACAGGTGCTGTTGAGTTAGAAAACCCATTCATCCTGTTAGTTGACAAAAAAGTCTCTAACATCCGTGAATTACTGCCAGTATTAGAAGGCGTTGCTAAAGCAAGCAAACCACTGTTAATCATCGCTGAAGATGTTGAAGGTGAAGCACTGGCAACTCTGGTTGTTAACACCATGCGTGGTATTGTTAAAGTTGCAGCGGTTAAAGCACCGGGCTTCGGTGACCGTCGTAAAGCCATGCTGCAAGATATCGCAATTCTGACTAACGGTACTGTTATCTCTGAAGAGATCGGTATGGAGTTAGAAAAAGCGACATTAGAAGATTTAGGTCAAGCAAAACGTATTGTTATTAACAAAGACACTACCACTATCATTGATGGTGTGGGTGAAGAATCTGCGATTGCGGGCCGTGTTGCACAAATTCGTCAACAAATCGAAGAATCTTCTTCTGACTACGACCGTGAAAAACTGCAAGAGCGCGTTGCTAAATTAGCAGGCGGTGTTGCTGTTATTAAAGTGGGCGCAGCAACTGAAGTTGAAATGAAAGAAAAACGTGCTCGTGTTGACGATGCTCTGCATGCAACTCGCGCAGCGGTTGAAGAAGGTGTTGTTGCTGGTGGTGGTACTGCACTGGTTCGCGTTGCAGCGAAACTGGAAGCACTGACTGGTGAAAACGAAGAACAAAACGTAGGTATTCGTGTTGCTCTGCGTGCGATGGAAGCGCCAATGCGTCAAATCGTTACTAACGCAGGTGAAGAAGCCTCTGTTGTTGTTAACAACGTGAAAGCAGCAAAAGGTAACGAAGGTTACAACGCGGCGACTGATACTTACGGCGACATGATCGACATGGGTATCTTAGACCCAACTAAAGTAACGCGTTCTGCTCTGCAATTCGCAGCGTCTATCGCAGGTCTGATGATCACCACTGAAGCGATGATCACTGAACTGCCAAAATCAGACGCACCTGACTTAGGTGCTGCTGGTATGGGCGGCATGGGTGGAATGGGCGGTATGATGTAA
- the efp gene encoding elongation factor P has translation MATYSTNEFRSGLKIMLDGEPCVVLESEFVKPGKGQAFARVRIRKLISNKLLEKTFKSTDSVEGADVMDMNLTYLYNDGEFWHFMNNETFEQLAADEKTVGDNAKWLVDQAECILTLWDGRPIAVTPPNFVELEITDTDPGLKGDTAGTGGKPATLSTGAVVKVPLFVQIGEVIRVDTRSGEYVSRVK, from the coding sequence ATGGCTACTTATAGTACCAATGAATTCCGCTCAGGTCTTAAAATCATGTTAGATGGCGAGCCTTGTGTCGTTTTAGAAAGTGAATTCGTCAAACCGGGTAAAGGTCAAGCGTTCGCACGTGTGCGTATCCGTAAACTGATTTCTAACAAACTGTTGGAAAAAACATTTAAGTCTACTGACTCTGTTGAAGGTGCAGATGTCATGGATATGAACTTAACTTACCTGTACAACGACGGTGAGTTCTGGCATTTCATGAACAACGAAACTTTCGAACAGTTAGCAGCGGACGAAAAAACCGTTGGCGATAACGCAAAATGGTTAGTTGACCAAGCAGAATGTATTTTAACACTGTGGGACGGCCGTCCTATCGCGGTTACTCCACCTAACTTTGTTGAGTTAGAAATTACTGATACTGACCCTGGCCTGAAAGGTGATACCGCAGGTACAGGTGGTAAACCTGCAACACTGAGCACTGGCGCAGTGGTTAAGGTTCCTCTGTTTGTTCAGATCGGTGAAGTGATCCGTGTTGATACTCGTTCTGGCGAGTATGTTTCACGCGTAAAATAA
- the sugE gene encoding quaternary ammonium compound efflux SMR transporter SugE, translated as MAWIVLLFAGLLEVVWAVGLKYTHGFTRLTPSIITIIAIIASMGLLAYAMRDLPVGTAYAIWTGIGAVGTAIVGIIFLGESANMFRLLSLALIITGLIGLKVSS; from the coding sequence ATGGCTTGGATCGTCCTTTTATTTGCGGGTTTATTAGAAGTTGTATGGGCTGTCGGTTTGAAATATACCCATGGTTTTACACGTTTAACACCGAGTATCATTACCATTATTGCGATTATTGCGAGTATGGGTCTGTTAGCTTACGCAATGCGTGACTTACCTGTCGGCACGGCTTATGCAATTTGGACCGGTATTGGTGCAGTAGGTACGGCAATTGTTGGGATTATTTTTCTTGGGGAATCAGCGAATATGTTTCGCTTATTAAGCCTTGCCTTGATTATTACAGGGCTAATTGGTTTAAAAGTATCAAGTTAG
- a CDS encoding EamA family transporter, with translation MSLRDILLALCVVIIWGVNFVIIKLGVTALPPLLLGALRFMFVAFPAIFIFKRPKIPFKLLLLYGLTISFGQFAFLFCAIRVGMPAGITSVILQSQAFFTLLLGAMILKESLQPTHFIGMFIAIAGLTVLANGATAGGLDDIPLLGLAFTLIAGLSWACGNITNRIIMKQEGAEKCSALSLVSWSALIPIIPFLISSWILEGEEAIIEGLSGFNWSVFGVIIYLAYLSTFVGYGIWGVLLGRYEAWRVAPFSLLVPVFGLSSSALFLDEHINGVQVAGLVLIMFGLITTLFGKKIIQKLRHT, from the coding sequence ATGAGTCTCAGAGACATCTTACTCGCCCTTTGTGTAGTGATTATTTGGGGGGTTAACTTCGTTATCATTAAGCTCGGGGTAACTGCACTTCCGCCGTTATTATTAGGTGCCTTACGCTTCATGTTTGTGGCCTTTCCCGCTATTTTTATTTTTAAACGCCCTAAAATTCCATTCAAATTATTGCTTCTCTATGGGCTAACGATTAGCTTTGGTCAATTCGCCTTCTTATTTTGTGCTATTCGAGTTGGAATGCCTGCGGGTATAACCTCTGTCATATTGCAATCCCAAGCTTTCTTTACCCTATTACTTGGCGCAATGATTTTAAAGGAATCATTACAGCCAACCCACTTTATTGGTATGTTTATCGCGATTGCAGGGCTGACGGTGTTAGCCAATGGCGCCACTGCCGGTGGGCTAGATGATATCCCATTGCTCGGATTAGCATTTACTTTAATTGCAGGATTATCATGGGCTTGTGGTAATATCACCAATAGAATTATTATGAAACAGGAAGGCGCAGAGAAATGTAGTGCCCTATCTTTAGTCAGTTGGAGTGCTCTGATCCCAATTATCCCTTTTTTAATTAGTTCATGGATTTTAGAAGGCGAAGAAGCAATTATTGAAGGGCTATCTGGTTTTAATTGGTCGGTCTTTGGTGTCATTATCTATTTAGCTTATTTATCAACATTTGTTGGCTATGGGATCTGGGGTGTCTTACTTGGTCGCTATGAAGCGTGGCGTGTTGCTCCTTTTTCATTGTTAGTTCCCGTCTTCGGTTTAAGCAGTAGTGCATTATTTCTTGATGAGCACATTAATGGCGTACAAGTTGCTGGCCTTGTTTTAATCATGTTTGGCCTAATTACTACACTTTTTGGCAAAAAAATAATTCAAAAATTAAGACATACCTAG
- the epmB gene encoding EF-P beta-lysylation protein EpmB: MVDIVTQNTSSREVWIQQLAEAITNPDELLQILNLENHLLSKEGSEARKLFPLRVPVPFISRMKKGDPLDPLLLQVLTAKAEFDIHPGFSTDPLEEQDNEIPSLLHKYHNRALLLVKGGCAVNCRYCFRRHFPYEDNKGNKNNWLMAVDYIKNHTELNEIIFSGGDPLMAKDHELDWLISQLEAIPHIKRLRIHTRLPVVIPERITETLCKRLASSRLQVIMVTHVNHANEIDESFTNAMQKLKLSGVTLLNQSVLLRQVNDNVTALMNLSNALFDAGILPYYLHVLDKVQGAAHFLVSDTEARQLIQQLLSKVSGYLVPKLAREIGGEPSKTLLDLNLRQN, encoded by the coding sequence ATGGTCGATATTGTAACTCAAAATACCTCATCCAGAGAAGTCTGGATACAACAACTTGCAGAAGCAATCACTAATCCAGATGAATTGCTGCAAATACTTAACCTAGAAAATCACCTTTTATCAAAAGAAGGCAGTGAGGCACGTAAACTATTTCCTTTACGCGTTCCAGTGCCCTTTATTTCCCGTATGAAGAAAGGCGATCCACTAGATCCTCTGTTATTGCAGGTATTAACCGCAAAAGCAGAGTTTGATATACATCCAGGTTTTTCTACTGACCCACTAGAAGAGCAGGATAATGAAATTCCAAGTTTACTGCATAAATACCACAACCGCGCATTACTGCTGGTAAAAGGTGGCTGTGCAGTCAACTGTCGCTACTGTTTTCGCCGGCATTTTCCTTATGAAGACAACAAAGGAAATAAAAATAACTGGTTGATGGCTGTGGATTATATAAAAAACCACACCGAACTCAATGAAATCATCTTCTCAGGTGGTGATCCATTGATGGCAAAAGACCATGAACTCGATTGGCTTATCAGCCAATTAGAGGCGATCCCACATATAAAACGCCTTAGAATTCATACTCGCTTGCCTGTAGTGATACCTGAACGTATCACTGAAACTCTCTGTAAACGCCTTGCTAGCTCAAGGTTACAAGTAATTATGGTGACACACGTTAACCACGCTAACGAAATCGACGAGTCATTCACCAATGCTATGCAAAAACTAAAGTTATCAGGTGTGACATTATTAAACCAAAGCGTATTACTGCGCCAAGTTAATGACAACGTGACAGCTCTGATGAATTTAAGTAATGCTCTGTTTGATGCGGGTATTTTACCTTATTACTTACATGTATTAGATAAAGTCCAAGGTGCCGCTCACTTTTTAGTGAGTGATACTGAAGCTAGACAATTAATACAGCAATTATTGAGTAAAGTCTCAGGGTACCTTGTACCTAAGCTCGCTCGGGAAATTGGGGGAGAGCCAAGTAAAACACTGCTTGACCTTAATTTAAGGCAGAACTAG
- a CDS encoding DUF4156 domain-containing protein has product MRIKVLLGAAALLLLAGCSTTTNLTAAGSQVRFVENQPGSDCQLLGQVAGTQSNWLSGVNNESSSMRSAANDLRNKAAAMGGNVIFGASSPSETVLSSFIPLDSKMVGQVYKCP; this is encoded by the coding sequence ATGCGAATTAAAGTCTTGCTTGGTGCTGCTGCATTATTGCTTTTAGCAGGTTGTTCAACAACAACTAATTTGACTGCGGCAGGCTCACAAGTTCGTTTTGTTGAGAATCAACCAGGAAGTGATTGCCAACTTCTCGGTCAGGTTGCAGGGACTCAAAGCAACTGGTTGAGTGGTGTGAATAATGAATCTAGCTCAATGCGCAGCGCAGCAAATGATTTACGTAATAAAGCCGCGGCAATGGGCGGTAACGTGATTTTTGGTGCATCAAGTCCAAGTGAAACTGTGTTATCTAGCTTCATTCCATTAGATAGCAAAATGGTTGGCCAAGTTTATAAGTGCCCCTAA
- the cstA gene encoding pyruvate/proton symporter CstA — protein sequence MGKQLIWIVLALLGAFSLGYIALNRGEQINALWIVVAAVCIYLIAYRYYGLFIAKKVLQVDATRMTPAIRHNDGLDYVPTDKKVLFGHHFAAIAGAGPLVGPVLAAQMGYLPGMLWLLAGVVLAGAVQDFMVLFVSTRRDGRSLGELVKEEMGNTAGVLALIACFMIMVIILAVLAMIVVKALTHSPWGTYTVAFTIPLAIFMGIYTRYIRPGRIGEVSIIGLVFLVFAIISGGWVAESETWAPYFDYTGVQLTWMLVGYGFVAAVLPVWLLLAPRDYLSTFLKIGTIIGLAIGILILNPNLQMPSLTKYIDGTGPVWAGDLFPFLFITIACGAVSGFHALISSGTTPKMLANENQACFIGYGGMLMESFVAIMALVAACVIDPGVYFAMNSPMAMLAPAGTQDVVVSAAQVVSSWGFQITPEQLNSIANDVGETSIISRAGGAPTLAVGMAYILHGALGGLMNVAFWYHFAILFEALFILTAVDAGTRAARFMLQDLLGVVSPSLKRTDSLPANLIATALCVLAWGYFLHQGVVDPLGGINTLWPLFGIANQMLAGMALMLCAVVLFKMKRQRYAWVALVPTAWLLICTMTAGWEKTFSEDARVGFLAVANKFQAMIDSGNIPVQYTESQLTQLIFNNRLDAGLTIFFMIVVVLLALFSIRTALKALKSDQPTANEVPYEAMPANYEEIVANTRHH from the coding sequence ATGGGTAAACAATTAATATGGATTGTGCTCGCATTACTTGGTGCTTTTTCACTGGGTTACATCGCCTTAAATCGAGGTGAACAGATTAATGCCCTGTGGATCGTTGTTGCAGCCGTGTGTATTTATCTGATTGCATACCGATATTATGGGCTTTTTATTGCTAAAAAAGTACTCCAAGTTGATGCAACTCGTATGACACCAGCAATTCGTCATAACGATGGCTTAGACTACGTACCGACAGATAAAAAAGTATTATTTGGCCACCACTTTGCCGCTATCGCAGGTGCTGGCCCACTTGTCGGCCCTGTACTTGCGGCACAGATGGGGTATTTACCAGGCATGCTTTGGCTACTTGCCGGGGTTGTGCTAGCAGGGGCCGTACAAGACTTTATGGTGTTGTTTGTTTCAACACGTCGAGACGGCCGTTCACTGGGTGAATTAGTTAAAGAAGAAATGGGTAATACGGCAGGGGTTCTGGCTTTAATTGCTTGTTTTATGATTATGGTGATTATCTTAGCCGTACTCGCTATGATTGTCGTAAAAGCCCTCACTCATAGCCCATGGGGAACTTACACCGTTGCCTTTACTATTCCATTGGCGATTTTTATGGGTATTTATACCCGTTATATACGGCCAGGACGCATTGGTGAAGTCTCTATTATAGGGTTAGTTTTCCTCGTATTTGCAATTATCTCTGGGGGTTGGGTCGCTGAAAGCGAAACTTGGGCACCTTATTTTGACTATACTGGTGTTCAACTCACTTGGATGTTAGTGGGATATGGCTTTGTTGCCGCTGTACTTCCTGTTTGGCTGCTACTTGCCCCACGAGACTACCTATCAACCTTCTTAAAAATCGGTACTATTATTGGTTTGGCAATTGGTATTTTAATCCTCAATCCAAATCTACAAATGCCATCGCTGACCAAATATATTGATGGTACAGGCCCGGTTTGGGCAGGTGACTTGTTTCCATTCTTATTTATTACCATTGCTTGCGGTGCCGTTTCTGGCTTCCACGCACTGATATCATCGGGCACCACACCCAAAATGTTGGCGAATGAAAACCAAGCTTGCTTTATCGGCTATGGTGGCATGTTGATGGAATCTTTTGTAGCTATCATGGCGTTAGTCGCCGCTTGTGTGATTGACCCAGGTGTTTATTTCGCCATGAATAGCCCCATGGCAATGTTAGCTCCCGCAGGTACACAAGATGTAGTCGTTTCTGCTGCCCAAGTCGTCAGTAGCTGGGGCTTCCAGATCACCCCTGAACAGCTTAACAGCATTGCTAATGATGTGGGTGAAACCAGTATTATTTCACGTGCCGGAGGTGCTCCAACACTGGCTGTTGGGATGGCGTATATTCTCCACGGTGCCCTTGGCGGTCTAATGAATGTCGCCTTCTGGTATCACTTTGCCATCCTATTTGAAGCGTTGTTCATTTTAACCGCGGTGGATGCAGGAACTCGAGCGGCACGCTTTATGCTGCAAGATTTACTGGGTGTGGTTTCTCCATCCTTGAAACGTACCGATTCGTTACCCGCAAACTTGATAGCAACCGCGCTATGTGTGCTGGCTTGGGGTTATTTTCTTCACCAAGGTGTTGTCGACCCACTTGGCGGTATTAACACCTTATGGCCATTGTTTGGTATCGCGAACCAAATGTTAGCGGGTATGGCATTAATGCTGTGTGCTGTGGTACTGTTTAAAATGAAGCGCCAAAGATATGCATGGGTCGCTTTAGTCCCAACTGCATGGTTGTTAATCTGTACGATGACTGCAGGCTGGGAGAAAACTTTCAGTGAAGATGCCCGTGTTGGTTTCTTAGCTGTCGCAAATAAATTCCAAGCAATGATTGATAGCGGTAATATTCCAGTTCAATATACGGAATCTCAATTAACTCAGTTAATTTTCAATAACCGCTTAGATGCAGGATTAACTATTTTCTTTATGATTGTTGTGGTATTACTGGCTCTATTCTCCATCCGCACTGCGTTGAAGGCATTAAAATCCGACCAACCAACAGCGAATGAAGTACCATACGAAGCCATGCCAGCCAACTATGAAGAAATCGTGGCAAATACACGCCATCATTGA
- a CDS encoding MFS transporter: MKWKLRFGAVAGHTLEFYDVAIFAAISSYLSAELTRLGYQQATELVWGIFALRFLIRPLGGYVIGRYADKVGKKPAMILVSILTGSATLCMAFLPIELLGVYTPLAILFLQMLLSFSFAGESPSLSTYLYKDSKPQERGRISALLTGSAVVGVIGSLGIVLILENILDPETMQRVGWRIPLLLGLGNILICFWFRYRLPDQPIEYDGCQKIDWLKAFNILLVVIPGSVIFYTLNFSSSFLLKELELEEFKSIYSMISSTLLLILMAIVGWLTDKYSYSERVFNLGVKLAAILSIPIYYLMSTKVLSLVLISQSSIIIISAMVLCNWNYAMAKPANGQVTTLSMGYNLASTIIGGLTPLIINYLVIIDVSLVGVFVSLSSLTLFVSLLLSKKQRLLTI; this comes from the coding sequence ATGAAATGGAAATTACGTTTTGGCGCTGTAGCAGGGCATACCTTAGAATTTTATGATGTTGCAATTTTTGCAGCGATTTCATCATATTTAAGTGCAGAATTAACTCGGCTAGGTTATCAGCAAGCAACGGAACTTGTGTGGGGGATTTTTGCTTTACGCTTTCTTATACGGCCACTAGGTGGGTATGTGATTGGCCGTTATGCAGATAAAGTTGGTAAAAAACCAGCAATGATTTTGGTAAGTATTCTCACCGGTAGTGCAACATTATGTATGGCATTTCTGCCAATTGAACTCTTAGGGGTATATACGCCTTTAGCCATATTATTTCTTCAAATGTTGCTATCTTTTAGTTTTGCGGGTGAAAGCCCATCACTGTCTACCTATTTATATAAAGACTCTAAGCCCCAAGAACGAGGTAGAATTTCGGCGTTGTTAACTGGAAGTGCGGTTGTTGGTGTTATTGGCTCGTTAGGAATCGTGTTAATTCTCGAAAATATATTAGACCCTGAAACCATGCAAAGGGTGGGGTGGAGGATACCACTACTATTAGGTCTAGGTAATATACTGATCTGTTTTTGGTTTCGCTATCGCTTACCAGACCAACCCATTGAGTATGATGGGTGCCAAAAAATAGATTGGCTTAAGGCATTTAATATTTTACTGGTTGTTATTCCTGGTTCGGTTATTTTTTATACCTTAAATTTTTCATCTTCGTTTTTACTTAAGGAGTTAGAGCTAGAAGAATTTAAAAGTATATATTCAATGATATCATCAACTTTATTATTGATTTTAATGGCAATAGTTGGCTGGTTAACAGATAAATACAGTTACTCTGAACGGGTGTTTAACTTAGGGGTAAAGTTAGCTGCCATACTATCAATTCCTATTTATTACCTAATGTCGACTAAGGTTTTATCATTAGTACTTATCTCCCAATCGTCAATTATTATTATTTCAGCAATGGTTTTATGTAATTGGAATTATGCCATGGCAAAACCAGCCAATGGACAAGTTACGACTTTAAGTATGGGATACAATCTTGCATCGACGATTATAGGCGGGTTAACGCCTTTAATTATCAACTATTTAGTCATCATTGATGTTTCCTTGGTTGGTGTTTTTGTTTCATTGAGTTCGTTAACTCTATTTGTTTCATTGTTATTGAGTAAAAAACAAAGGTTATTAACTATTTAA
- a CDS encoding helix-turn-helix domain-containing protein, with product MKQDWHSADIIAAIKKKGSSLSEISRSAGLNSSTLNNALSRRWPKGERIIAEFLGVAPSEIWPSRYNEK from the coding sequence ATGAAACAAGACTGGCACTCGGCTGATATTATTGCAGCAATAAAGAAAAAAGGTTCTTCTCTTTCAGAAATATCACGTTCAGCAGGGTTAAACTCATCAACATTAAATAACGCCCTATCAAGACGCTGGCCAAAAGGAGAGCGTATTATTGCCGAGTTTTTGGGTGTTGCACCATCTGAAATTTGGCCATCGCGTTATAACGAAAAATAA